From one Anoplolepis gracilipes chromosome 10, ASM4749672v1, whole genome shotgun sequence genomic stretch:
- the LOC140670537 gene encoding bestrophin-2 isoform X1, which yields MTVSYTAEVATCRGLGCFPKLLLRWRASIYKLVWLDLSVFLFVYYSLSGVYRLLLNDAQKKIFESVVAYCNEFSDLIPVSFILGFYVTIVMTRWWNQYLAIPWPDSIAVFVSATIHGNDERGRLMRRTILRYVCVCLTVVLTNVAPRVKKRFPTLEHFVESGLLLDNELTIFQSLNAKFPKPSKHWLPIVWATSIVTRARKEGRIRDDFAVKTLIDELNKFRGKCGTILHYDTISVPLVYTQVVTLAVYTYFLTSVMGRQWIQKPHSIIDLYFPVFTTLQFFFYMGWLKVAETLINPFGEDDDDFEVNWLIDRNLQVSYLIVDEMHHDHPELIRDQYWDEIFPTELPYTAAAQPFREEHPEHSTAGIQLSAAQQELQPSSVKIEDLAPDDQKFLSESVDDAASGIHFTAGGKISRNGTESTERLVRSASRVSNRERNLSGGSTPSNLGGSLTRINSVTSVLKRFFSKEDRPDGGLVTTNSAKAPGKITNSSSTTSLQIRPPGASGSMRIGVIEEVDEQLTFTSLRQSNDNNRPHVQSIFAQGPPPPSDPVDVPGATQFRSREVFSRSAPARGGILTTTDSTESGKLTREKPSTLRTQESTQSARSSITFEPASYPGTSGINDDVPSSASSSCSSDNSGNEFTKLKLERKKERRNRMLARNVSGTFSQSKSPDTETLLLVELADASRRSMSDEQF from the exons ATGACGGTCAGCTATACTGCTGAAGTAGCCACTTGCCGAGGACTCGGTTGTTTCCCCAAGTTGCTGCTCAG GTGGAGAGCGAGTATTTACAAGCTTGTCTGGCTCGATCTATCGGTTTTTCTCTTCGTCTACTATTCACTGTCTGGTGTCTACCGATTGTTATTAAACGACGCACAGAAGAAGATATTCGAATCTGTAGTGGCATACTGCAATGAGTTTAGCGACCTAATACCGGTTTCATTTATCCTGGGTTTTTATGTCACTATCGTGATGACTAGATGGTGGAATCAATACTTAGCGATACCATGGCCCGATTCCATTGCGGTCTTTGTATCAGCCACTATACACGGAAATGACGAACGCGGTCGTTTAATGCGTCGTACGATCCTTAG ATACGTGTGCGTCTGCCTGACTGTGGTCTTAACAAATGTCGCCCCACGAGTAAAGAAAAGATTTCCCACCCTGGAGCATTTCGTGGAGAGCGGCCTGCTATTGGACAACGAATTAACGATATTCCAGAGTCTTAATGCGAAATTTCCGAAGCCGAGTAAGCATTGGCTGCCGATAGTTTGGGCCACGAGTATCGTGACCCGCGCTCGGAAGGAAGGTCGAATACGCGATGATTTCGCGGTCAAGACTCTCATTGATGAGCTCAACAAATTCCGTGGAAAGTGCGGGACTATTTTACACTATGACACAATTAGTGTCCCGTTAGTTTACACTCAG GTCGTTACACTAGCTGTATATACCTATTTCTTGACCAGCGTAATGGGTCGTCAATGGATTCAAAAGCCACACTCGATCATCGATCTGTACTTCCCGGTATTCACAACGTTGCAGTTCTTTTTCTATATGGGCTGGTTAAAAGTAGCCGAGACGCTGATCAATCCGTTCGGCGAGGACGACGACGATTTCGAAGTGAATTGGTTAATCGACCGCAATTTGCAA GTAAGCTATTTGATCGTCGACGAGATGCATCACGACCATCCGGAACTTATACGCGATCAGTATTGGGACGAAATATTCCCCACGGAGCTTCCGTATACTGCTGCGGCGCAGCCTTTCCGCGAGGAACATCCTGAACATTCAACAGCCGGCATACAATTGTCCGCTGCGCAACAAGAACTGCAACCATCGTCGGTTAAAATCGAGGATTTGGCACCGGATgatcaaaaatttctttccgAAAGTGTTGACGACGCCGCGTCGGGAATACATTTTACCGCGGGCGGAAAAATTTCCCG AAATGGTACAGAAAGCACTGAGAGATTAGTAAG AAGCGCCAGTAGAGTGAGCAATCGAGAACGCAATCTTAGCGGCGGTTCAACTCCTAGCAACTTAGGTGGCTCGCTCACGAGAATAAACAGCGTTACCAGCGTACTTAAGAGATTCTTTAGCAAGGAAGACAGACCGGACGGTGGCTTGGTCACCACAAATAGTGCTAAAGCTCCGGGAAAGATTACGAACTCAAGTTCAACAACATCATTACAAATTCGACCACCTG GTGCGAGTGGTTCCATGAGAATAGGCGTCATCGAGGAGGTAGACGAGCAGTTGACGTTCACATCGCTGCGGCAATCGAACGATAACAATAGGCCTCATGTACAAAGTATATTCGCACAAGGCCCGCCACCGCCGAGCGATCCCGTCGACGTACCTGGAGCAACACAATTTCGTAGCCGCGAAGTATTCTCCAGGAGCGCGCCTGCACGAGGAGGAATCCTAACTACAACCGATAGCACGGAATCGGGAAAATTGACGCGCGAAAAACCGAGTACTTTAag aacACAAGAATCCACGCAATCGGCGCGATCGAGCATCACCTTCGAACCAGCGAGTTACCCCGGGACGAGCGGAATAAATGACGATGTACCCAGTAGCGCAAGCTCTTCGTGTTCCAGCGATAATTCCGGGAACGAATTCACGAAATTGAAActggaaagaaagaaagaaagacgtAATCGTATGCTTGCTCGAAATGTCAGCGGTACGTTTAGTCAATCGAAAAGTCCTGATACGGAGACTCTTTTGCTGGTGGAATTAGCGGACGCGTCGCGACGCAGCATGAGTGATGAAcagttttag
- the LOC140670537 gene encoding bestrophin-4 isoform X2 codes for MTVSYTAEVATCRGLGCFPKLLLRWRASIYKLVWLDLSVFLFVYYSLSGVYRLLLNDAQKKIFESVVAYCNEFSDLIPVSFILGFYVTIVMTRWWNQYLAIPWPDSIAVFVSATIHGNDERGRLMRRTILRYVCVCLTVVLTNVAPRVKKRFPTLEHFVESGLLLDNELTIFQSLNAKFPKPSKHWLPIVWATSIVTRARKEGRIRDDFAVKTLIDELNKFRGKCGTILHYDTISVPLVYTQVVTLAVYTYFLTSVMGRQWIQKPHSIIDLYFPVFTTLQFFFYMGWLKVAETLINPFGEDDDDFEVNWLIDRNLQVSYLIVDEMHHDHPELIRDQYWDEIFPTELPYTAAAQPFREEHPEHSTAGIQLSAAQQELQPSSVKIEDLAPDDQKFLSESVDDAASGIHFTAGGKISRSASRVSNRERNLSGGSTPSNLGGSLTRINSVTSVLKRFFSKEDRPDGGLVTTNSAKAPGKITNSSSTTSLQIRPPGASGSMRIGVIEEVDEQLTFTSLRQSNDNNRPHVQSIFAQGPPPPSDPVDVPGATQFRSREVFSRSAPARGGILTTTDSTESGKLTREKPSTLRTQESTQSARSSITFEPASYPGTSGINDDVPSSASSSCSSDNSGNEFTKLKLERKKERRNRMLARNVSGTFSQSKSPDTETLLLVELADASRRSMSDEQF; via the exons ATGACGGTCAGCTATACTGCTGAAGTAGCCACTTGCCGAGGACTCGGTTGTTTCCCCAAGTTGCTGCTCAG GTGGAGAGCGAGTATTTACAAGCTTGTCTGGCTCGATCTATCGGTTTTTCTCTTCGTCTACTATTCACTGTCTGGTGTCTACCGATTGTTATTAAACGACGCACAGAAGAAGATATTCGAATCTGTAGTGGCATACTGCAATGAGTTTAGCGACCTAATACCGGTTTCATTTATCCTGGGTTTTTATGTCACTATCGTGATGACTAGATGGTGGAATCAATACTTAGCGATACCATGGCCCGATTCCATTGCGGTCTTTGTATCAGCCACTATACACGGAAATGACGAACGCGGTCGTTTAATGCGTCGTACGATCCTTAG ATACGTGTGCGTCTGCCTGACTGTGGTCTTAACAAATGTCGCCCCACGAGTAAAGAAAAGATTTCCCACCCTGGAGCATTTCGTGGAGAGCGGCCTGCTATTGGACAACGAATTAACGATATTCCAGAGTCTTAATGCGAAATTTCCGAAGCCGAGTAAGCATTGGCTGCCGATAGTTTGGGCCACGAGTATCGTGACCCGCGCTCGGAAGGAAGGTCGAATACGCGATGATTTCGCGGTCAAGACTCTCATTGATGAGCTCAACAAATTCCGTGGAAAGTGCGGGACTATTTTACACTATGACACAATTAGTGTCCCGTTAGTTTACACTCAG GTCGTTACACTAGCTGTATATACCTATTTCTTGACCAGCGTAATGGGTCGTCAATGGATTCAAAAGCCACACTCGATCATCGATCTGTACTTCCCGGTATTCACAACGTTGCAGTTCTTTTTCTATATGGGCTGGTTAAAAGTAGCCGAGACGCTGATCAATCCGTTCGGCGAGGACGACGACGATTTCGAAGTGAATTGGTTAATCGACCGCAATTTGCAA GTAAGCTATTTGATCGTCGACGAGATGCATCACGACCATCCGGAACTTATACGCGATCAGTATTGGGACGAAATATTCCCCACGGAGCTTCCGTATACTGCTGCGGCGCAGCCTTTCCGCGAGGAACATCCTGAACATTCAACAGCCGGCATACAATTGTCCGCTGCGCAACAAGAACTGCAACCATCGTCGGTTAAAATCGAGGATTTGGCACCGGATgatcaaaaatttctttccgAAAGTGTTGACGACGCCGCGTCGGGAATACATTTTACCGCGGGCGGAAAAATTTCCCG AAGCGCCAGTAGAGTGAGCAATCGAGAACGCAATCTTAGCGGCGGTTCAACTCCTAGCAACTTAGGTGGCTCGCTCACGAGAATAAACAGCGTTACCAGCGTACTTAAGAGATTCTTTAGCAAGGAAGACAGACCGGACGGTGGCTTGGTCACCACAAATAGTGCTAAAGCTCCGGGAAAGATTACGAACTCAAGTTCAACAACATCATTACAAATTCGACCACCTG GTGCGAGTGGTTCCATGAGAATAGGCGTCATCGAGGAGGTAGACGAGCAGTTGACGTTCACATCGCTGCGGCAATCGAACGATAACAATAGGCCTCATGTACAAAGTATATTCGCACAAGGCCCGCCACCGCCGAGCGATCCCGTCGACGTACCTGGAGCAACACAATTTCGTAGCCGCGAAGTATTCTCCAGGAGCGCGCCTGCACGAGGAGGAATCCTAACTACAACCGATAGCACGGAATCGGGAAAATTGACGCGCGAAAAACCGAGTACTTTAag aacACAAGAATCCACGCAATCGGCGCGATCGAGCATCACCTTCGAACCAGCGAGTTACCCCGGGACGAGCGGAATAAATGACGATGTACCCAGTAGCGCAAGCTCTTCGTGTTCCAGCGATAATTCCGGGAACGAATTCACGAAATTGAAActggaaagaaagaaagaaagacgtAATCGTATGCTTGCTCGAAATGTCAGCGGTACGTTTAGTCAATCGAAAAGTCCTGATACGGAGACTCTTTTGCTGGTGGAATTAGCGGACGCGTCGCGACGCAGCATGAGTGATGAAcagttttag